TGCGGAGCGGAATCCGCGCCAGGCTGCTTTTACTTGATCGCCGCGCGGAGCACGGGCTCGAAGATGTCCGCCTGCCGCATGAATCCGAGGTCGTTTGCGTGAGAGGCATCCGTCGCTCCCTCGGAGTCGGTGCCGTAAAGCGCGTCGCCCTCGATGTAGTGCAGCTTCGCCACGCCCTCGGCCTTGAGTTGCTCGAACGCCTTCCGTAGCGCGGCGTGGTTGTCGTCGTGGAACTTCTTCTTGTTTGGCGTAATCCAGTCGTTGGTGAAGCGGCGGTCTTCGACGAGCACGATGGGGGTGTTCGGCCGCGCGGCGCGCAGTTGCTTCACCAGCGGCACGCACTTTGCGGTCACATCGGCGGGCTGCATGTTCGGCAGGCAATCAATCACGTAAACCGCGGCGTCAATCTCGCTCATCATCTCGCCGACCGCGGCGTCCATCCGGCCGTTGCCGGAGAAGCCGATGTTGATGACAGGCCGGTCAAGGCGGCGGCCAAGGATGGCCGTGTGCACCATGCCGGGCCGCGACGCGCACGCGCCGTGCGTGATGGACGTGCCGTAGAAGAGGACGGGCTTCTCCGCGCGCGGGGCGAGTCCCTCGAACTTCGCGCCGGCGGGCACGCCGATTTCGAGCGACTCGATGCCGTTGTAGAGCGGGAGATACGCGGCGTATTCGCGGGAGCCCGGCGCAAGGTCGTTGACGATCGCCGCCTCGACTTTCTGCGCGGAAGGCCGCGTGACTTGCACCCACTTCCACTTGCCGTGGTCGTCGCGCGCGTAGAGGTCGAGCCCGCTCACGCCGGTCGCGGGCATGTGCGGCATGGCAAGGTTCGACTTCGCGAGCGAGTAGCGCGTGTAGATGGATTTCGCGTCAGTCTTGAAGCGCACCACCATGCCCGCGCTGTCGCGGCTCAAGCCCCACACGGCGGGCGTGACCTTGCCCTCGGCCTTCGCGGGCAGGCGGTCGAACCACCGCTTGCGCTCCTGATCGGCCCAGCCGCGTCCCTCGACGCCCCACTTGGTGACATCGTGCCACGCGACATCGGCCGGAATGGCAGGTGCGGCTTTCGCCGGTGTCGCCTTTGGCGCGGGTTGCTGCGCCGCGAGCGGCGTGGCGATGAGGAGCGCGAGGAGTAATGGAGTGTTCATGGAGTGGGTTTCGCTGTATGCCGGCTTGCGGGCACGTGCGCCGCTCGTCCGGGTCGGGCGGGAGTGTTGGCTCGTGCGAGGGCGCAGTCAATCGCCCATCGTCCAGGTGTGAACGCCGTTCCTACCGAGCCACGAACCTGCTTGAAGGGTCTGGCGCGACCCAGAAGAAGCTTCCGAATTCGGCCGTCTTCAGTTACCTCTCGCAGGCAACACATCCCCGCCATGAAACCCATTCCAAGCCTCCTCCTGATTGCCGCCGCCGCCGTGGGCGTGTCCCTCACCGCAATGCTCGCCGCTGATTCCTCCGCACTCAAGAAGTGGCAGAAAGGAAAGGGCTGGGGCTGGGTGTGGGGCAAGGACGACGAGGTCGGCGCCCTGAACGAGATGACGGACGCGTCCCGCCTGGCCGCCCTGCGACTGGTCACACGCGGCAAGACTTACGACCTTGGCGTGCTTTACGACCGAACGAGCTACAAGTGGCCGGGCCACAGCCCGGGCGAAATCATGAGCTTCCGCACGCCCGAGGGCGTGAAGCGGCAGGGCGACCTGCCGTTCGTCGGTCCGGACCCGAGCAAGACGGGCTGGCACAGTTGCGCCCTGTTCATCAACGACAACGTCGCGACACAGATCGACGGGCTCGGCCATGCGACGATGGGGGACGACGACCACTGGTATAATGGTTTCCGCGAGCGCGACTGGGGCGGCAACTGGGGCCAGCGGAAGTGTGACGCGTCCACCATTCCGCCGATCGTCGCGCGCGGCGTGCTCGTGGATGTCGCGGGCACGAAGGGCGTCGATGCGCTGCCCGCCCACACCATCATCACCGTGGCAGACATCGAGGCGGCGTTGACACGGCAGGGAACGCAGCTCCGGCCGGGCGACGTGGTGTTGATTCGCACGGGAACGCTTCGCTACTGGGCGCAGACCGGCGCCGACCACAAGAAAATCTCCGAGCACGACTCCGCGGGCATCAATCTCGAAACCGCCAAATGGCTTGTCGAACAGAACGGAGCAATGATGATCGGCTCGGACACCAGCGGCCTTGAATACGGCCCGAAGGAATCCGACGCCGGGGCGTTCCGCGCCCGATACCGGTCCTTCATGCCCGTGCACAACTACCTGCTCATCGAGCAGGGCGTTCACATCGCGGAGTTCCATTACCTCGAGGACTTGGCGAAGGAGAAAGTCTACGAATTCGCCTACTTCTGCGCCGTGAACAAGGTCAAGGGCGCGGCCTCGGGATTCACGCTGCGCCCCGTCGCGATGCGGTGATCGGGCGGTTGGGCGCATTCTGACGATCCGCTGAAGCAGGTGAGCGGTGGGCGGCGTCCGCTTCGCACGCGCCGCGTGCCTTCTTGCAATCCGGCTGCAGCTTCGGCGATTCTCCGCTCCCGCGACATGAGCGAAGAGACTCCCAGCGCGCCGGCGGCCCCGGGCGATTTCATCCGCGACATTGTCGCGGCGGACCTCGCGTCCGGCAAACACAGCCGCATCGTCACGCGCTTTCCGCCCGAGCCGAACGGCTACCTCCACATCGGCCACGCCAAGAGCATCTGCCTGAATTTCGGACTCGCGCGAGAGAACGCCGGCCAGTGCAACCTCCGCATGGACGACACCAACCCGACGAAGGAAGACGTCGAGTATGTCGAGTCCATCACCGCCGACGTGAACTGGCTCATCGCCGGCTGGGCCGGCGACCGCCTCGGCTTGAAGGCGAAAGGCCGCACTCCCACCGGCCAACTCGTGGACGGAAAGCGCGACTTTTTCCTCCCGGCCGTCGCGCACAACGCACCGCGCGGCACGGTAGAACCGTTCTACGCCTCGGATTATTTCGCCCAGTGCTACGAGTTCGCGCTCGACCTTGTCCGCAAGGGCAAGGCTTACGTCTGCGACCTCTCGCCCGCGGACACCGACGCGTATCGCGGTTCGCCCGACCGGCCCGGCAGGGACTCGCCGTTTCGCGAGCGCCCGACACCGGAAAACCTTGAACTTTTCCAGCGCATGAAAGCCGGCGAGTTTCCCGACGGCACGCGCACGCTGCGGGCGAAGATTGACATGACGTCGCCGAACGTCTGGCTGCGAGACCCGGTGTTGTATCGCATCCGCCACGCCAAGCATCACCACACGGGCGCGGCGTGGTGCATCTATCCGATGTATGACTTCGCGCACTGCCTGAGCGACTACATCGAGGGCATCACGCACAGCATCTGCACGCTGGAATTCGAGGTGCACCGGCCGCTCTACGACTGGATCCTCCAAAACCTCGACCTCCCGCGCCCGCTGCCTCGCCAGATCGAGTTCGCGAAGCTCATCCCCACCTACACCATCGTCTCCAAGCGCAAGCTCATCCAACTCGTCAACGAGCGGCTCGTCACGGGCTGGGACGACCCGCGCCTGCCGACCATCAGCGGCCTGCGGCGGCGCGGCATCCCGGCGAGCGCGGTGCGCCAGTTCGCCTACCACATCGGCGTCACGAAGTTCAACTCCGTCACGGACATCGCCGTCTTCGAGCACGCGATTCGCGAGGACTTGAACGCGCGCGCGTTGCGCCGGCTCGCCGTGCTGCGCCCGCTCAAGCTGCTCATCACGAATCTTCCCGGCGGACACTTCGAGGAACTCGACGCGGTGAACAATCCCGAGGACGCCGCGGCCGGCACGCGCAAAATCCCCTTCAGCCGCGAGCTGTTCATCGAGCGGGACGACTTCATGGAAGCCGCGCCGCCCAAATTCTTCCGCCTGAAACCCGGCGGCGAAGTCCGCCTCAAATACGCCTACATCGTGAAGTGCGACGACGTGGTGAAAGACGCCGCGGGCAACATCACCGAACTGCGCTGCACCGCCGACCTCGACAGCAAGACCGGTGGCGCGACCTCGAATCGCAAAGTGAAAGGCACCATCCATTGGGTCAGCGCCGCGCATGCCGTGGACGCCGAGGCGCGTCTCTACGACCGCCTCTTCTCCGAGGCCGAACCCGAAAGGGACGGCCGCGACTTCAAGACCGCGCTCAACCCGCGCAGCCTCGAAATCGTCACCGCGAAATGCGAACCGTCGTGCAAAGCAGCCCGTGCTGAGGACCGCTATCAGTTCGAGCGCCTCGGCTACTTTGCGCTCGATCCCGACGGCGCGCCCGGCAGGCCCGTCTTCAACCGCACCATCACCTTGAGGGACACGTGGGCGAAGGAATCGCAGAAGGGTTGAGCGGCCCCGCAAGGGTGCTGCCGCTGTTGCTCCTCTGCCTTGCGAACGGCGGCTGCCAGACGGCCGGCTACTACTCGCAAGCCATCCGCGGCCACTGCCAGGTCGTTGCGCGACAGCAATCCATCGCGACAATTCTAAACGACCCGAAGACCCCCGAACCCCTCAAGGCCAGGCTCCAGCTTGTGCTCGAACTTCGTGCGTTCGCGGATTCGGAGCTGAAACTGCCCGCCAAGCGCCACTACTCCCGCTACGCGGATCTCGGCCGGCGCTTCGTCGTCTGGAACGTCAGCGCCACGCCGGAATTCTCGATGGAATCCAAGTCGTGGTGGTATCCGCTCGCAGGCCGGCTCGAATATCGCGGGTTCTTCGAAGAAGCCTCCGCGCGCCAACTCGCCGCGAAACTGGCGGGCGAGGGCTTCGACGTGGACGTCGGCGGCGTGCAAGCCTACTCGACGCTCGGCTGGTTCAGCGACCCGGTGCTCAACACGTTCATCCACGACTCCGAAATCGACCTTGCGGAACTGCTCTTCCACGAACTCGCGCACCAGCGGCTGTTCGTCGCCGGCGACACGGATTTCAGCGAAGCGTTCGCCGAATGCGTCGCGGAGGAGGGCACTCGCCGCTGGCTTCGCGCCCGCGGCAGCGCGGCGGCGCGGGCGGCTTACGAGGCGAAGCTCGTGCGCAAGGCGGAGTTCACGCGACTCATCACCTCCACGCGCACGCGGCTCGCGGAGCTTTTTTGCAGGGTCGCCCCGGAGGTGCCGCCATTGGCGCCCGTCTCCATGCTCGATCCGGACCGGGCTGCGGAGATGCGGCGCCGGAAGCAGGACGTGTTCGAAACGCTCCGGCGCGACTACGAAGCGCTCAAGTCCACGTGGGGCGGCGCGACCGATTACGAGGGCTGGTTCAAGCGCCCGCTCAACAACGCCCGGCTCAACGACGTGGACACGTATTACCGGCTCGTGCCGTCGTTCCACGCGCTGCTGCGCTCCTGCGACGGCGATTTGGAGAAGTTCTTCCGCGAGGCAAAGGCGCTTGGAAAACTTCCAAAGCTCGAACGGCACCGCGTTCTCGACGGGCGCGGCGCGCCCAAGAAGTGAAGCCGGCGCCCGCCAACGGTCCGGCGAACTTGGCAAATGCAGGCACGGCGGTTACGACTTCCGCGGTGAGCGACTACGCACAACGCTTCGGCGGCATCGCGAGACTCTACGGCGCCACGGGACTCGCCCGGCTTTGCGCGGCCCGCGTCTGCGTCATCGGGCTGGGCGGCGTCGGCTCGTGGGCCGTCGAGGCGCTCGCGCGCTCGGGCGTCGGCGCGCTCACGCTTGTGGACCTCGACGAAGTGTGCGTGAGCAACGTGAACCGCCAGCTTCACGCAATGGACGGGTTCGTCGGCCGCCCGAAGGCGGACGTGCTCGCGGAACGCGTCCTCGCCATCAATCCCGCTTGTCGTGTCACGCCGGTCGCGCAGTTCTTCACCGAGTCCACCGCCCGGTCCATTTTCTCCGGCCGTTTCGACGCCGTGTTCGACGCCATTGACGCGGTCTCCAACAAAGTCCGGCTTCTTGCGAAATGTCGTGAGTTGAGAATCCCGATTGTCACCTCCGGCGGCGCGGGCGGGCGGCGCGACCCCGCTGCGATTCGGGTGGCAGATCTCGCGTTCACGGAACGCGACCGCCTCCTCAACAAAGTCCGCGCGCAGCTCCGCAAACACCACGGTTTCCCGCGCGAGCGGGAGGCGTTCGGCATCCCGTGTATCTACTCGCCCGAGCCGCCGGTGTTTCCGGTCGCGGACGGTTCCGTGTGTTCCGAGCGCCCCGCCGGGACGAAGCCCGGCGGGCTGCAACTCAACTGCGAATCGGGCTTCGGCGCAGCCACGTTCGTGACGGGCACGTTTGGATTTGTCGCGGCGGCCGAGATCGTCAAGCGGATCGTCAGCGGGCCGGCGGAACCTGCCGCGAAGGAAACAGGCGGTTGAAATTCTCCTCCACCCTCGCGGCCAGCGACTCCAACGGGCAGCCCAGGAAATCCGCGGCGAAGCGATACACCGCGGCAAGGTTCGCGGGATGGTTCAACGGCGTGCCCGTTGCCGAATCGCTCAACGGGTGGGCGTTCAGTTCTTCCGGAAGCAACTGGTCCGGCGCGTCCGTTTCGATCAGGAGCCGGTCGGGCGGCACGGAGCGGAACGTCTCGCGCTGGCGCACCTTTCGTTTGTGAGCGAAGTAGCCTGGCAGGGAGAAGAAGGCGCCGAGTTTCGCGAGCGGGGCGACCATCTCGGCGGGTCCGCCGAAGCTGTGCAGGATGAACCCGGGCGCCGGTCGCGGACCTTCCCGCAACAGGTCAAGCATCCGGCCCCAAGCTTGGAGGCAGTGAATACTCGCGGGCACGTCCAGTTCGGTTGCGAGTTCGAGTTGCGCGATGAAGGCTTCCTCCTGGCCGTCGTAGCCCAGCCCCGGCTTCCAGCGGTCCAGCCCGATTTCGCCAACGGCGGCTCCGGGCGTTGCTGCAAGTGTGCGCCCCAATTGCTCCCGCCACCCGGAGGTTTGCTCCTGTAGATGCCACGGGTGATACCCAAAACAGGGCACGACGAGATCCGGGTGCGCGCGGGCGAGCGCGGCGACTTGCGGCCAGTCCTGCTCGCACGAGCCGTTGACGACCATCCGCGCCACACCCACGGCGCGACACGACGCGATGTGTTCCTCCTGCCGGCCGCCGAAGCGGTCGTCGTGCAGGTGATTGTGCGCGTCGAAGAGCCTCACTTCGGCAGAGTCGCGTTCGGGTGGGTTCGCCGGTGAACCTCCGCGCAGTCTCGGATGGACTCCCAGACGCGCCCGAGGGAGTTCCGGCGGTTTGGCGTGAGGTGGTGGTCAATGCCAACGGCAGAAAGGAAGTCCGGCGGCGTGGCCACGATTTCAGCGGGATCAGCCCCGCTGTAGAAGTCGCAAAGCAGCCCGGCGACGGACTTGACGATGAGCGAATCGGAATCGCAACGAAACCCGATCGCACCGCCGTGAAGCTCGCACACGAGCCACAATCGCGCAGTGCAGCCATGAACACGCCACCGCTCGGTGCGCAGGTCTTCTGGAAACTCCGGCCGCTGGCGCGCCTGCTCGACCAGCCACGCGAGCCGCTCCTGCGGGTCGCGCATCCGTGACAGTCCGGCAAGCAAACCCCGTTGTTTTTCTGCGAGTGACATGAGGATGGGACGGACTTCGACCCGGCTTGGTTTTGTGACTCCGCCTGAGTCGCGCGGCTTGCGGTGGCCGGCCCCGCTACAACGCGACGTAAACGCGATGCACGTCGTCGTGATCGTCGAGCGCATTGAGGAAATCGGTGACTTCCTTGCGGTGCGCGTCCGCGAGTTGCACCGGGTTCTTGGCGACGTGCCGAAGTTCGCTCGCGCTGATCTTCCACCCGGCCTTGGCGAGCCACGAGGTGACTGCCGCGAGGTCCTTCACATCGGTGGAGAAGGTCGCGCCGATGCTTCCCGCGGGGATTTCCGAGGTTTCGAGCGGTCCGACGTCTTGCGCGCCCGCCTCGATGGCGTCGCCCTCCGGGTCGCGCGACGCGTCGGTGTGCGTGGCTTCCACAATGCCGAGCCGGTCGAAGAAAAACGCCATGCTCCCGGGTTGTCCGAGTGTCCCGGCCTTGAAGAGGTTCCGGATGTCCGGCGCGGTACGGTTGCGGTTGTCCGTGAGGCACTCGACGATGACGGGCACCTTGTGCGGGGCGAAGCCCTCGTAGGTGATGGTCTCGAAGTTGACCGGTTCGTCGGTCTGGCCGCTGCCTTTCTTGATCGCGCGCTCAATCGTGTCGCGCGTCACGGAACTCTTGCGCGCCTTCTCGACGGCGACCGCGAGGCGCGCGTTGAGCGCCGGGTCTCCGCCGCCGAGCTTGGCCGCGACCATGATTTCACGGACGAGTTTGCTGACGATCTGCCCCTTCTTCTGGGCCGCTTCCTCGCGGCCGGCCTGTTTCCATTGGGCACCCATGCGGCGATTGTGACGCGGGGGCGCGCGATGCGCAACTGCGCGAGAATTCTGTTGAAAGCCCGTTGCGCTTCGCGCCGAATGAGCGCCATCAAATGAACCTGACCGACTCGCAACGGGCCGCCGTCACCGGTTGGATTGCCGAAGGGCTCAAGCTTTCCGAAGTGCAGAGCCGGCTTGGCAAGGAATTCAACCTGAGCCTCACTTACATGGAGGTCCGCTTCCTCGTGGACGACTTGAAGCTTGTTCCCAAGGATCCGCCCGCGCCGGTCGCCGGACCGAATCCCTCGCCAGCCTTGCAAACGAACCCGGCGCCCGGGGCGACACAATCAGAACCCGCGGGGGCAGCGCCCGAAACCGTTGGAGCGGAGCCTGCGGCTGCTCCCGCCCCTCCGGGGGGCGTGAAATTATCCGTGGACAAAGTCACGCGACCTGGCGCGTTCGTGAGTGGCTCCGTGACCTTCAGCGACGGGATGAAAGCCGCGTGGTATCTGGACCAAATGGGCCGGCTTGGCATCGTCGCCGACAAGAAGGGCTACAAGCCGAGCCAGGCGGACGTGCAGCAGTTCCAAATCGCCGTCCAAGCCGAGATGGTGAAACTGGGCTACTGAGATTCGCAGCACATCGGGCGCGACCATGTCGCCCATGCGGAGGGCTTCAACGGCAACCGAGACCCCGGGTTTCCAAACGCGGCCAAGCCATCTCGTCCTTCTTGCGGCCCTCGGCCTGCTCGCGGCTGCTCCGCTGCGGGCTCAAGTCCCGGACACCTCGCGCGGCCTGGCTGCGCTCCGCGTTCCGGTAGGTTTCATCGTCGAGGTCGCGACGGGGGCGGCAAGTCCACGGGCGCCGTGAGCGCGGCGCTCGATGAGAGAGGCCGGCTCTTCGTCGCGGAAATGTCCGCCGCGAGGCTGCCCTCGCCCTCGGACGGATCGGTGACATCGCCGCCGGGCCGGCGTTGCTCGCAGCAGCCACTCACACGGCGGATGCCTTCGAGGAGCATGCAATCCGCCACGCGCTGATGACTCTCAATGACTGGTCGCTGTTGACCGCGAGCCTCGAACCCGACGACCCCGGAATCCGCCGCGCCGCGCAACGGGTCATCGAGCGCATGGCCACGAGGTAGCGCCGGGTTGTTCGCTGCGCGCGAGCGCCACTGCACGCTTGCCTCACTTTCCCCGCCACCCGATGCTCGCGGCGTGGCAGGCGACATCAAGTTCCGGCTCGGCATCCTCGGTTCCGGCAAGGGCTCCAATTTCGTGGCCATCGCGGAAGCGTGCGCCGCGGGCCGGATCCCGGCCGAAGTCGCGCTTGTGGTTAGTGACGTCGAGGCCTCGGGGATCCTCGGGCACGCGCGTTCGCGAAATCTTCCCGCGAAGTTCATCGCGCCGGGGACATTTCGCACCAAACTCGACGACGAAGCCGAGGCTGCCTACATCCGCGCGATGCAGGAGGCCCGCGTCGATCTGGTCGTCCTGGCGGGTTTCATGCGCATCCTGAAGGGCGAGTTTCTGCGCGCCTTCGCCGGGCGCGTCGTGAACATTCACCCGTCGCTCCTGCCGGCGTTCACCGGGCTGGAAGCGTGGAAACAGGCGCTCGACTACGGCGTGAAAACCACGGGCTGCACAGTCCACCTGGTCGATCAGGGCGTGGATACCGGCCCCATCCTCGCGCAACAGACCGTGCCCGTCCTCGACGACGACACTGCGGAGTCGCTGCACGCGAGAATCCAACTCGCCGAGCGCGAACTGTTTCCCGCGACGATCGCCCGGCTTGCGCGCGGCGCAATCCGGGTCGAGGGACGACGCAGCTTCACCCGCGTGTGATCATGCCTGCGACGCCCGCACCCATCCTTCCCGGCGCAACGATTGGCGTGCTCGGCGGCGGGCAACTCGGCCGGATGTTCGCACTCGCGGCGCGCGCGCTCGGCTATCGCATCCACATCCTCTCGCCCGAATACGACGCGCCCGCCGGGCAGGTCGCCGACCTCGAGATCGTCGCGGAATACGAGGACGTGCACCGGATGCGGCAGTTCGCCCGGGGCGTGAGCGTGGTCACTTACGAGTTTGAGAACGTCCCCAGCCTCGCCGCGGAAACCGCCGCCCCGCTCGTGCCCGTGCGGCCCGGCGGAAATGTCCTGCACGTCGCGCAACACCGGCTCCGCGAAAAGACGTTTCTGCGCGACAACGGATTCCCCGTCACACCGTTCCGGCGGATTGCATCGCTGGCGGACCTGGCGGCGTGCGCAGCCGAGCTTGGCTTGCCCGCGGTGCTCAAGACCACTGGCTTCGGTTACGACGGCAAGGGACAGGTGAAGTTGCGCGCCCCCGACGACCTCGCGTCCGCTTGGGACCGGCTTTTGGGAGCGGAGGCGGTGTTCGAGAGCTTCGTGGATTTTGAGAAGGAACTGTCCGTCATCGCGGCGCGCAGCATCACCGGGGAGTTCGCCGCGTTCCCGGTGTTCGAGAACACGCACGCCAACCACATTCTCGACGTCACCTTCGCGCCGGCGGCCATCGCGCCGGAGGTCGTCACGGCGGCGCAGGAACTCGCCCGCGGCATCCTCGAAACACTCGACGTCGTCGGTTTGCTCACGGTGGAGCTGTTCCTGACGCGCGATGGCCGGCTGCTTGTGAACGAACTCGCGCCGCGCCCGCACAACTCGGGCCACCTCACCATTGATGCCTGCGTGACCAGCCAGTTCGAACAGCAGCTCCGCGCCATCTGCGGCCTGCCGCTCGGGTCTACCGAACTGCGCCGCCCCGCCGCGATGGCGAATCTCCTCGGCGAACTCTGGTCTGGCGGCGAACCCCGCTGGACCGCGGCCCTCGGCCATCCCGATGTGCGGCTGCACCTCTACGGGAAATCCCAGCCGCGCAAGGGCCGCAAGATGGGCCACATCACCGCCGCGGGCGCGACCGTCGAGGACGCCGTCCGCCGCGTGACCCACGCCCGCGAACTTCTCTGCGAGCCTTGCCTGCCGGGATTGCAGTGAACCATCGCGGTTCCGCGGATGTCGCGACGGGCCGGGCACGGCCGCGAACCCCGGCTCGACAGCACGCCTTCCAGGGTTACGCTCCACATATGATTCACTCACAATTCCCCCGTTGGAGACTCGTCGCTTGCCTCGTTGCGCTAGCCTTCACGGTCCCGATCAACCCGGCTTCAGGCGCGCCCGCCACCAACCGGCTCGTCGTGCTCATCAGCGTGGACGGGCTTGCGAGCTACTTTCACGATGACCCGAAGGCCAACCTGCCCGCGCTCCGCAAACTCGCCAGCGAGGGCGCGCGCGCGGCCTCGATGCGCGTGTCGCTGCCAACCGTCACGTGGCCGAACCACACCACGCTCGTCACCGGCGTTCCGCCCGGAATGCACGGCGTGTTGAACAACTCCTACTGGGACCGCGCGAAGAACATCGCCGTCCCGCTCATCCCCGACCCGCTGTTCAACAAGGAGGAAATCGTCAAGGTGCCGACCGTCTATGACGTGGCGAAGCAGGCCGGCCTCAAGACCGGCGCCATCATCTGGCCCGCGACGCGCGGCGCGAAGACGCTCGACTGGACCGTGCCCGACTGCTTCAGCAACTCGCTGTGGGCCGCGCACAGCACGCCGTCGCTGCTCGCGGAGTTTCGCGAGGCGAAGATTCCCTACGAGCGGCAGGAGGAATGGTGCAAGGCGCCCGGCGGCGGCATCCCGCGCGACCGCATGTATGCGCAGATGACCGCGCACGTCATCACGCGCCACCGGCCCAACCTCATGCTGCTGCACCTCGTCGAGGTGGATCACGTCAACCACCAGAAAGGCCCGCGCAGCCCGGAGAGCTACGAGGCCGTCGCGTTCGCCGACGAGATGGTGAAGCAGGTCTTCGACGCCGCGAATGCCGCGTTTCCCGGACGGCTCACGTTCATCGTCACGAGCGACCACGGCTTCATGCCGTATCGGCAGCAGATACAGGCCAACGTGCTCCTCAAGCAACTCGGCCTCGTGAAACTCGAGGGCACGCGCGTCGCCTCGCGCGAGGCGTGGGCGCTTGGGCAGTTCATCTACGTGCTGAACTCAGCGCGGCGCGCCGAGCTTGTCCAGTCGCTCGCCGCGAAACTGCGCGCGACCGAAGGCGTCGAGTCCGTCATCGAAGAAAAGGACTTCGCGAAGCACGGCCTTGTGACGCAGGACGCTGACCCGCGCATGCCCAACCTCGTCATCAACCCGAAGGAAGGCTACTCGACGTCCGACACGACCGCGGGCGAACTCATCGTCACGCCGAAGACCGAGGCGACGAAGGGCGCGCACAACCACGATCCCGCCCACCCGTTGATGCGCGGCTCCTTCGTGGCGTGGGGCGCGGGGATCAAGAGAGGCGCGACCCTCACGGAGATCAACAACCTGGACGTCGCCCCCACCATCGCGCGCCTGCTCGGACTGGAGATGAAGGACGTGCAGGGACGGGTGCTGGGAGAGTTCCTGGCGAAGTAGATGTCCATCGGGTAATCGACAGACGGCGGCGCGCCTCATGCGACACGTGATCGGCGCTTCACTTCGCCACGCTGAACTTGTGCGAGGTGACCTGCCGATACGTCTCGCCGGGGCGAAGCAGCGAGGAGGGGAACTGCGGCTTGTTGGGCGCGTCGGGGTAGTGCTGGGTCTCGAGGCAGATGCCGTGATGCGGGCCGTAGGGCTTGCCGCCGGCCTTGAAGCGGTCGTTCAGATAGTTCGCCGTGTAAACCTGCACGCCGGGCGCCGTGGTCGAGACGTCCATCACGCGGCCGGACTTCGGGTCCTCGACGCGCGCGAACGGCGCGGGCGCAGCGCCGCCCCTGCGCGGCAGCACGTAGCAATGGTCGTAGCCGCCCGCGGGCACGTCCTTGATGCGCGCGCCGATGGTGTGCGGCGCGGTGAAGTCGAACGGCGTGCCCCTCACCGCGCGGAATTCACCGGTGGGAATCTTCTTGTCGTCCGCGGCGAGGATTTGCTCCGAGTGCAGTGTGAGCCGGTGCGCGAGCACGTCGCCGGAGCCGGCGCCGCCGAGGTTCCAATAGACGTGGTTGGTCAGGTTCACGTGCGTGGGCTTGTCCGTCGTGGCGGTGTATTCGAGCACGAGTTCGTCGCGGTTCGTGAGACGGTACACGACATTCACCCGCACGGCGCCGGGATAACCTTCCTCGCCATCGGGACTGTTGAGGGTGAGTTCGACGCCCGCGCTGTCCGCGGCAGCCACGGGGCGGGCGGTCCACAGGCGCTTCTGGAATCCGGTGCGCCCGCCGTGAATATGGTG
This genomic stretch from Verrucomicrobiota bacterium harbors:
- a CDS encoding YebC/PmpR family DNA-binding transcriptional regulator; its protein translation is MGAQWKQAGREEAAQKKGQIVSKLVREIMVAAKLGGGDPALNARLAVAVEKARKSSVTRDTIERAIKKGSGQTDEPVNFETITYEGFAPHKVPVIVECLTDNRNRTAPDIRNLFKAGTLGQPGSMAFFFDRLGIVEATHTDASRDPEGDAIEAGAQDVGPLETSEIPAGSIGATFSTDVKDLAAVTSWLAKAGWKISASELRHVAKNPVQLADAHRKEVTDFLNALDDHDDVHRVYVAL
- a CDS encoding phosphoribosylglycinamide formyltransferase, whose amino-acid sequence is MAGDIKFRLGILGSGKGSNFVAIAEACAAGRIPAEVALVVSDVEASGILGHARSRNLPAKFIAPGTFRTKLDDEAEAAYIRAMQEARVDLVVLAGFMRILKGEFLRAFAGRVVNIHPSLLPAFTGLEAWKQALDYGVKTTGCTVHLVDQGVDTGPILAQQTVPVLDDDTAESLHARIQLAERELFPATIARLARGAIRVEGRRSFTRV
- a CDS encoding 5-(carboxyamino)imidazole ribonucleotide synthase — encoded protein: MPATPAPILPGATIGVLGGGQLGRMFALAARALGYRIHILSPEYDAPAGQVADLEIVAEYEDVHRMRQFARGVSVVTYEFENVPSLAAETAAPLVPVRPGGNVLHVAQHRLREKTFLRDNGFPVTPFRRIASLADLAACAAELGLPAVLKTTGFGYDGKGQVKLRAPDDLASAWDRLLGAEAVFESFVDFEKELSVIAARSITGEFAAFPVFENTHANHILDVTFAPAAIAPEVVTAAQELARGILETLDVVGLLTVELFLTRDGRLLVNELAPRPHNSGHLTIDACVTSQFEQQLRAICGLPLGSTELRRPAAMANLLGELWSGGEPRWTAALGHPDVRLHLYGKSQPRKGRKMGHITAAGATVEDAVRRVTHARELLCEPCLPGLQ
- a CDS encoding alkaline phosphatase family protein, with translation MIHSQFPRWRLVACLVALAFTVPINPASGAPATNRLVVLISVDGLASYFHDDPKANLPALRKLASEGARAASMRVSLPTVTWPNHTTLVTGVPPGMHGVLNNSYWDRAKNIAVPLIPDPLFNKEEIVKVPTVYDVAKQAGLKTGAIIWPATRGAKTLDWTVPDCFSNSLWAAHSTPSLLAEFREAKIPYERQEEWCKAPGGGIPRDRMYAQMTAHVITRHRPNLMLLHLVEVDHVNHQKGPRSPESYEAVAFADEMVKQVFDAANAAFPGRLTFIVTSDHGFMPYRQQIQANVLLKQLGLVKLEGTRVASREAWALGQFIYVLNSARRAELVQSLAAKLRATEGVESVIEEKDFAKHGLVTQDADPRMPNLVINPKEGYSTSDTTAGELIVTPKTEATKGAHNHDPAHPLMRGSFVAWGAGIKRGATLTEINNLDVAPTIARLLGLEMKDVQGRVLGEFLAK
- a CDS encoding galactose mutarotase — protein: MKSASRHSPTSSRIGQHIAHGCGLALLVSVPAIGPVTPSATAADSARPRVLRVEQAEFGRTADGKAVEVFTLRNANGLAAKVITYGATLIAVETPDRDGAFANITLHLDSLADYLGGHPLLGSIVGRFANRIGGAKFTIDGTEFLLPANAAPHHIHGGRTGFQKRLWTARPVAAADSAGVELTLNSPDGEEGYPGAVRVNVVYRLTNRDELVLEYTATTDKPTHVNLTNHVYWNLGGAGSGDVLAHRLTLHSEQILAADDKKIPTGEFRAVRGTPFDFTAPHTIGARIKDVPAGGYDHCYVLPRRGGAAPAPFARVEDPKSGRVMDVSTTAPGVQVYTANYLNDRFKAGGKPYGPHHGICLETQHYPDAPNKPQFPSSLLRPGETYRQVTSHKFSVAK